GCAGAATCGTTTTCTCATTACCGACAACGGTGACCGCGATGGTGAGAGCCAGCGCCACGAACGTCGACCCCAATGCCACCAGATCTGAGAGCTTGCCCCGTACGAACCCGTCGGAGTCGTTGGGCTGCTCCCACATGGCGCTCAGTGCCGCCCGCACGTTGGCCATCCACCCCAGCCCGGCCCAGGCCGCCGTCGCAAGGCCCGCGATGCCCAGGCTGGTACGCGAGGCAATCGCGGTATCCATCAGATTGATTAGCTGATTGCCCACTTCGCCGGAGATCGCCCCGCTGATTCGGCCCCGTAACTCCGCAATCGTGTCCGGCCGCCTGGACAAGACGAAGCCCATGACCGCGAATCCGACCATCATCAGCGGAAACAGCGCAAAGACTGTGAAATACGTAATTCCGGCGGCGTAGAAGTTGCCGTTGACCTTCTGGTAGCGCTCCTGCATGCGCATGATGTGGTCGAACCAGGGAAACCTTGCGCGATAGCGGTCGAGAATCCCAGGCTTATCGTCTTCGGCCAC
This genomic window from Mycobacteroides chelonae contains:
- the yhjD gene encoding inner membrane protein YhjD, with the protein product MVAEDDKPGILDRYRARFPWFDHIMRMQERYQKVNGNFYAAGITYFTVFALFPLMMVGFAVMGFVLSRRPDTIAELRGRISGAISGEVGNQLINLMDTAIASRTSLGIAGLATAAWAGLGWMANVRAALSAMWEQPNDSDGFVRGKLSDLVALGSTFVALALTIAVTVVGNEKTILRILGWFGLHDVSIPAVLLKVVTIAIATVLSWALFTWMISRLPRERLPFSSAVRAGLIAAIGFELFKQVASIYLSVIMHGPAGSTFGPVLGIMVFAYITARLLLYATAWAATSDENRPFVYVPPPEPVVITTRIETVERPTKLGVLAAFGAGALGALGISWLGRGGD